TTCCTGCCTCTGTTCTTGAGTCTGGTTCTGCTCCACCTCTTGTCCTGATACTTTAAGCTCTGGGAGAGGATAAGCTTAGACACCCGAGGCTGGGGACTGGACTCCCCAGCTGGCAGTTCAGCTTGGTGACCTGAGAGAAGAGGGCTTTCACAGTCCAGTTAGTGATGGCCAGCCTGGGAGCCCACCATGTAGTGTTTGAACAGAGCACCTGGATGAATGCAGGCTACCCCTCTAGTAGCCTGTGGCAAGCACCTGTACCTCTTTGCCTGAGGGTCTTTACAGACAGGAGAGGCTGGAAGTGCTGGGGAGTTAACATCTCCAGGATTAATCCTGAATCGATGAGAGATGAGAGCTGGTACATATATGCCACAAGTCCTTCACCTCTTGTGTGTCCCACAATCCCCCAGAGGTCCCTAGGGGGATGGCACACCAATGCCCAGAGAAGCAACCAGCTCACTGACTCCCTTCCCTGGTTCACTTCCCACTCCCCTATCAATTTGCTTAGGatcacccccccccaaaaaaaaaaaactacgtgtgcttgagggacttcccttgtggtcgaGTAGCTAAGACTccgctctcccaatgcagggggcccaggtttgatccctggtcagggaactagatcccacctgccacaactaagagttcaaatgacacaactaaagatccctcatgctgcaactaagacccagcacagacaaattataattaaaatacccCATAAAAAATGgggtgtataaatatatatacacactgtgttttaaaaacaaaaaactatctgTGCTGGAATCTTTGATGGTCTGGGGGAACCCAACCCAAGATGGGCTGATTCAATTCTATATTCTGTGCTCAAGGCAAAGGGATCTGTGGAAGGGGTTGTCAAGATGTACCAGGATCATATCAAACATTGTCAATattcaagcatccagtatcctcaCACATCCTGCTACAGAATGAAGGTTTGTGTCCCCTCAACACTCATAAccctcaatgtgatggtattaggaggtgtgGCGCCTTTGGGACCTGATCAGATCATGAGGGTGGAGGCCTCATGAAAGGGGTTAGTGCCCTTCTAAGAGACCccaaagagggacttccctagggTCCAATGGTTGacaccatgcttccaatgcagggggtgtgagtttgatccctggccagggaactaagatcccacatgccatgtggccaaaaaaaagaaaaagagagagagacctcaGAGTTCCCTGGCCCCTCTTTGATGTGAGGACACAGGAAGAAGATGGCTATCGATGAACCAGGAAGTAGATCCTCATTAGACACTGAATCtatcagcaccttgatcttggacttttcagcacccagaactgtgagaaaccaGCTTCTGTTGTTTCTAAGCCACGCAGTCTATGTTATTtggttatagcagcccaaacagactaagacatATCCTTTAGCAGGGACTATTTATTACCTATGTCTATGTCTAGACGGCCTTCTCACATTGGAGGGGGACCATTGACATAGCTGAGCTCCAGGTAAGGTGTCCTGATCAGTTGCGAAGGAGAGCAGCAGGAGCCCCCTGACGTGGGCAGGAACAATGTGATACCCaccaggaaaaggaagaggaggaggagatggaagaaGGTCAGAGGTCGCCTGGATGAAGGAGTGGGCACTCTGTGAAGGGAAATGCAGTGTTAAATGTACCAGTGGGTGCCACCATGAGCCCtgtcccccaaactcctctcccaaaACGTCTTACCCAGGGTGCGCCTCCAGCATCACATCTTGGAGACTGGGAGATGCTTGCCTCATCCTGTCCTAAACATAGAGAGCCACCAGCAGCAGAATGGGTGGAAGTGACATTTAATGTGCTCTTTACCTTACTACCATAGACAAGCAGAACTGGGCTTATTTCTCCTCCTCTCCTAGCACCCCTTCCATCCTCAAGCCCCCATGGGGACTTGGAATAGCTCCAAGTGTAGTGGAGGTCTGTCTGTGCCTTCCCTCCATGCAGTCCCCCTTTTCCCGGTAACGGTGGTTCAACTTGGAGAGGACGGTATCATAATTCCTCACTATTCTGAATTCACAATTCTACCTCCATAACTAGGCATGTGACCAGATCTGGCCAATCAGAGCCCTCCGTCAGCTTGGCTACTGTGATTGGTGGCGAAGCGGGAGTCCGACCTAGAACTTTTGCTGCCTGTGAGTCTGGAGCATTCTCTTCCGGGGTGAGTGAGCCAGTGGGAAGAGAATGTGTAGCTGCTGGGGCAGCCATGTTGCTGAGAAGAAATCCACCGTGAAGTAGAGCCCAAGACAGGGAGGGACTGCACCCTGGCAGTATTTGAGGTCTGAAATTCAACAGCATCTAGACTTTTAAGTTAAGTggtgaaaaagaacaacaacccAGCATCCCCTTTTTGTGTGTAATTCAGTCAGGGTTGGGTTGCTGTCACTTGCTATCATGATTCGTGAGTGATACACCTGGCTGAGGACCAACTCACTCGAGACTTCCAGAGCAGGGGTTGTCTTCGGTGACTTGCTATGTGTTTTCGGTGGCTGAGGCCCGACATGAGCATGTCCTGTGGGGGGAGAGAGGTGTGGGTTCCTTGGAGAATCAGTGACAGACACAAAGTTGAGGAAGCGCCACGATGGCAGTATGGTGTCATATAGATGAGATTCTGGGGGAAGAGCGAGATCTCAGGGAGAGATGAAGAGAGGGCCAGAgcccaacaacaacagcaaacccgaaaagagagacattatttattcattcacgcaacaaatatttaatgagtgtcTGTTACACTCCAGGTACTGTCCTAGGAGTTGAGGACACAGTGGGCACAGAAGCAGGCAAAATGCTGGCATAcatggagtttatattctagcaggagacagagagactgTAATTTAATAAGCATATAATGGCAAGATGTGGTAAGTACTGTTAGGTGCTAACttttcactcagtcgtgtccgactctttgtgatcccatggactacaaagtctatggaattctccaggccagaatactagaatactggagtgggtagccaatcccttctgcaggggatcttcccaacccagggatcaaacccaggtctcccacattgtaggcagattctttaccagctgagccaccagggaagcccaagtaagagGATAAGGAGTAATAATGTTCTGAGACCAGGGCAGGTCTCTCTGAAGGGGTGATATTTGAGGAGAGACTGGAGTGAAGGAGGAGGGGAGCTGGGCATGCATCTGGGGGTTTGGAGATGGGAGTGTGTTTGAAATGTCTGAAGAGTCAGGAGGGTAGTGTGGTTGTGGTGGGGTGAATGAGGGGGACAGTGAGAGGAAGTGAGGGCAGAGAGACCCGGAAGGAGAACACTGAGAcaccaaaagagaaagagacactgGGAGAGACAGAGCCAGAGGCTTGAAGGCCTTCTCGAAAGGCCAGGACCCTGCTAGGAGACACACAGAGGGTCCCATGGGTGCTTGGAGGGAGGAGGTCACCCCGCCTGCTCTCACCTCCAGGCTTTGTCCTCTGCTCTGGGGGCCCCTGTGGCCACACAGCTCACACGGAGCCCCTGGCATCCGGGCTGTCCTTCGCCCTAAAGGCTCAAGGTCCCCAACGTCCCCCGCCGGGTCCCATTCCAACTCTGCTGGCGTGGGGAGGCTACTGGGTGCCCAGGGCCCCCAGACCCCACCAGGGCCCGGCCCATCTGAGTCCCCCTCGAACTCCAAGTCCTGTTCCAGTGTGCTGGCCTCCTCCAACACCTGCTCAGAGGACAGAGGTCATAAAGGTTGAGACTGGCACCCGTGCCAGGGACCACCAGGGTGGGCCATACCAGGCTGGTGCTGACCAGCTGGGCCTGCAGCCGCCACAGCTGTCGGAAGATGCTGTCTTGGTGGGCTCTGAAGGCCTTCAGGAGTTGCTCCAGGGCTGCCCGGGTCTGAGGCTCACTGCGCTGTGCCAGCCCCTCACCGAACACCAGCAGTGCATCTAAACGCTCAGCTGCTCCACGTAGGTCTGCCTGTAGCGCCTGGGTGCACATGGTTGGACATCATCAATACACCCCACCCTGCTgcctgcacacatacacacacacacacacacagggtacaCATGGTTGGACATCATCAATACACCCCACCCTgctgcctacacacacacacacacacacacacacacacacacactgggtacACATGGTTGGACATCATCagcacaccccaccccacaccaccCCACTgcctacacacagacacacacagacacacaccacagggGCACCAGAACACCAGAGACCTAGGACTGGAGTTACTACCCCCACCCTCTTCCCATCCAGACATGGGGAACATGGAACAGATCCATTTCCAAGGGAAGCTGGCCCCCACTCCTGAGGCCCTTACCCACCTGCAGCTGGACCATCCTGCTCTGGGCTGACACGCAGGGCCCCAGGCCTCGCTCCAAGTCCTGCAGCCAGAGGCCCAGCCCCAGAAGACAAAGATGCAGACTGTCCTGATCAGCCTCTAATACCTCTCGGCTAGAGATGGGGTGCTGGGGAACACAGGGCTGAGTCAGAGCCAGTGAGCCAACCCGGACCTTGTTCCCATTCCCATTGCACCCAGGCTCCTGCCTTCTGGATGCTTCTCTGCAGCAGAGTCCATCTGTGGGTGTGCCCCAAGGCCGCTCCCACCTAGAGAAACTTCCCAGTGGAGTCAGGTCCAAGAACCTCTAGTTCAAATTCTCCAGGTTTTCAAGGCTCCTAGAAACTTGTCCATATAGGGCCTGGGGGTCTTGGAGAGGGAAGGGTAATGGAACCAAATTACTCCCACAGGGAACACCAGGGCCAATGATGAGATaattattggacttccctggtggttcagtggttaggaacccacctgccaatgcaggggacatgagtttgatccctggtccaaagACTACATGCTGTGTGGCAACCAAGCCCGCGCCAcatctcaactactgagcccatgcaccgcatCTAGAAAGCAGCCCCactacgaagagtcagacacattggagcaactgaacaacaataacaactctctgcaactaaagaaagcccacatgcagcaatgaagacccagcacagccatgccgttgccgctgctgctaagtcgcttcagttgtgtccaactctgtgcgaccccatagacagcagcccaccaggctcccccgtccctgggattctccaggcaagaacactggagtggattgtcatttccttctccaatgcatgaaagtgaaaagtgaaagtgaagttgattagtcgtgtctgactcttcgagaccccatggagtgcagcctaccaggctcctccatccatgggagtttccaggcaagaggactagagtggggtgccattgccttctccgcagcacagccataaattaaaaaaatattaacataattCTCTCTCAGTTGATAAAATATGAAGTAGTAGGTCAAGAATCATTGTCTAGAGCATCCCACCCCCACACAGTTGGCCAACACTTTTCCAGAATCATCCCTGGTGTGGAGGGCAGACTCTAGGAGACAGACAGGAGGTGGGGGCTGGCCCAGGGGCCCAGGTCACCTCAACTCACCTCTAGGTTTTTTGCTCCAGCTGACTCCTCAAGGGAAGAGGGCGCTGGCAACCTGGGGAGGCCAGCAACAGGCTCCAGGCCCCTTGGCCCACCCCGGAAGTGCTCTGGAGGGTCCAAAGAGTCCTGCCCCAGCTTCTGGGGCTGTTCTGACCTGGGAGGTGGAGGACAATGACAGGCCCCTGGGTGAgtcttcagtgaaagtgaaagtgaagtcgttcagtggtgtccgactctttgcaaccccatggactgtagcctaccaggctcctctgtctataggattttccaggcaagggtactggagtgggttgccatctctttctccaggggaccttccccacccagggattgaacccaggtctcccgcattacaggcagacactttaccatctgagccaccaggtgagcTAGGTGCCCATTATTCACTCTACCCCACCCCTGTCCCGGGTTACCTCTCCCATGTCCCCATGTCCCCAGGGGGTCTTAGCCACAATACCTCCTACCCTGGTAATGCCCCCACCACTTTGGACCCCAGTTTCTAAAGCCCCAGCCCCTACCTGATGCTCTCCTCTCCAGATGCAATGCAGATTGTGTCTCCAGTAGCGTCCAGCTCCCTAGGCGCTCCAGGGGGGTGACTGAAGGGCTCTGAGGGGGATCTAGGGCCCAGAGGTGGGGGCCGGGCCATATTTGGGAGCCTGGGGACGAAGAGTCGGTGAGGACCCCCAGCAGGAGCCCTTTTTCTAGCCCCAGTCTCCTTGAAGACTTCCTCAGTAGGACTCACCCAGGCCTGAGGCAGCCAAAAGCCCAGGGGCAGGTTCAGCTCCACCTCCTTCCAGGTGGAACCTGGACCCAGGTAATTTGATGCCTAGCTCAGGTGACCCTATCTCCACTTAACTCCTTCCTCCCTAGTATACCAGTAGCTGACTTTCAAGCTCACCCCACCCAACTAAAGGGTTTCCAGATATGACCCTCCCTGCTCAAGAGCCCCAAGTTCTGAATCACTCTGAGACCCAGACCTCTCATCCTGGGAACCCACATCTGCGTGTGCATGTATATTCAGTCATGTGGGAGGCTttgccaaccccatggactgtggcccgccaggatcctctgtccatgggatttcccaggcaagaatactggagcgggttgccatttcctactttaggggatcttccccactcagggattgaacctgtgtctcctgcattagcagggggactctttatcacagagccacctgggaagaccccctgggggcTCACACCATTCTTCCAAGGTCACAGACGCAGACCCCTTCGGGAACCCAAAcatctgcccacccccacccccaaatgtcCAAAACCAGAGTaagacttttttgttgttggtttattTGGAATGGGTCCTCTTCCTGTGGTTTCCACACAGGTACTGGAAAATAACCCGAGGGGAGCCACCTCTACCCCAGAGATCCAAGGTCACAGGAAGGTAGCAGTCCAGAGCGGGAGGGAGCTCGGGAATCCGAGCAGGTCCTGGGCCCTGGCGTCACTTGCTGAGTAGGAGGCCAGCGCGCAGCACGCGGGGGACTCGGCGGATGGTCAGCGAGACGCGGGTGCCGCGCACCAGGCGGGCTCCCGGCTGCGCCGAGGGGCAGGCGGCGGCGTTGGGCGGCAGGGAGGCTGCCTCGAGTGCGTCTACGCTGGCTGCCGCGATGCCGTGGAGGAGGCGCGTGTAGGCGGTGCCACGGAGCACCAGCAGGCTGCGCGGTTCAAGCAGCAGAGAGGTGGCCGGCCGGGCCGGGGGCCGGGGCTGCGGGGAGGGTTGAAGGTTAGCGGGTCCCCAGAATTTGGTGGCGGAGGCAGACGAGAGTTCAGCAAGTTTGGGGGTTCAGGTCAGTGAGTTCCAGGGGCAAAGGCTGAGGGGCAAGTGTGCTCCTAAGAATCAAGGCTTTGGAATGAAAATCCCAAGAGCGACGGGGCcagggcctggaggggaggggcacgaggggagggaaaggggagtggTCGGCAGTCTTTTGGGAAGGGGTAGGAACTAGGCTGCAGATGGGGGCGTCTCGGTGTCTAAAGAATCTTCAAGGGTCTGGGACTGAGGGATCAGTGGTCCCAGTAAACTGGGTGAAACTGGGCCAAGGACTTGGCTGAagccaggaagggagggagagaggagcggGTGTGGTCTGGGCGGACGTGGGGGTATCTCAGGATGCTTTGAGGACACCAGCAAGGTGGTGGGCAGACAGGAGCATGTAGGATTGACAAAGGGAgcccggggacttccctgggggtccagtggttaacactctgtgGTTCCATTGCAGGAGATGAAGTTTCTGTTCTagccagggaactaaggtcctactTGCTGGGTggtatggccaaataaataaaagtttttttcttttctttttttttttttaagggggaaCCCTAAGGAGCAGCTGTGATCAGGGTATCCAGGGTAGTTTCTGTGAACACTGGGGGGTCAGACATGCATCAAAGAAAGAGGTCAGGGAAATTGTCATGAGCAACCCTCACAGAATGGGGCTTGAGCAGTGAGTCCTGGGTTGAGGTGCCAAGAGAATCTGGAGGTGTCCTGCGTGACAGATCACATTAttggagtgggagggaggaggtCAGTATTGGGGTGCCTATGCAGTGGCCACTGAGAGTCAGGGTGTCTGGGAGGATGTCAGAGACACCCCTGAGGGGATGGTTGTGGCGGTATCAGGATATCAGTGTCTGTTGGAGAACTGGGGAGCCCTGCCTGCCGTATTGGAGTGCTCACTCTAAATATGTGGGGCCAGGACATCTGTAGGATGTCAGGATAGTTGCTCAACAGGTGGGGGTATTGGGGTATCTGTGAAGATCATGATTTCTAGGGCACCCTGCAGGTAGATGGGTATCAGGGCTACCTCATAGGTGGgtggaaccagggtctcttggAGGATATGGGAGGTCAGAGCACTCACAAGTGGCTGGGGCAGCATCTCAGGGCCCACCTGCTCTGTTGGGTTATCATCCTCTGGCTGCCGAGGCTCGTAGAGGTCCAGCATGGTGTGAGAGCCCAAGCTGATAGTGCTGACGGTCGGGTAGTACAGTGGCCCATCCTCGTGGGGCTGAGGAGTGAGTACCAGGGCTGGATGGGGCAGGAGTCCAcacatccccacccccaaccctccgAGGTGAAAGGTGTCCCCCAGCTGGGGACAGGGAGGCGAATGCTTGGTTGGGCTATGTGAACCGCTTAATGAGAGTGGACGTGGGTCAACATGATGCCCTGCCCCGCGGTGGGTCCCAGGTCTCGAGGGTGGGGTGAGAGAGTGGTTACCATGATGCCCTCCCCAGGCAGATACTGGTTTACGAGGACGTGGTTGGCTGGGAGACCCCCAAAAAGGCTGAGGTCAGACACTTTGTCCACGTAGCGCTGGAGCCACGGTGGCAGTCGCTCAGGAACCATcccccggggatgggggagcccaccTGGGGGAGGATAGTGGGGTGCTGAGGGCACCCAACCAAGGAGCTCTGGCACCAAGGAGCCCCCATTAGGAATATCTTAGTGGTTGGTAGCACTCTGACCTCCTCAGGGACCCCTAACTCTTTGGAGATCCCCACTCCACTCTTCAAAGCTTTCCTGCTTCTCCAAAACGTAAAGATACCCCCCAACCCATCAGGAAATTCTAACCCCTCAAGACCTCTACTGACCCCTCAGAATCCTCCTGGCCCTTGGGATCCCTTGAGCCCTCAGGGACCCCCCCACCTTCGCCTCAATGTCCTGAGACTATCAAACCTGACATGCCTACCCCAGCCCACATCCCTAGGTCAGCTATGCTCACAGTCAGGGACACTCACCCCAGTTCTGTAACTTCCTCCCGGAGAGCTGGGTCCATTTTGGCTTTGGGGCATTGAAGACCTGGGAGATAGAAGGGGGTCAGTCCTTTTTCAAGGACCACCCTCTCTGATTCTCCCACCCAGGCCAACAAAGCGGTTTTTACCTGGGGTGGAAATGGGTCATCTCAGTGTCTGTGGGATCATTCTCTGGGATAATGTTCCCAGGATTTTGTTGTTTGCCTTCTCCCCCTGAGGAGACCACAAGCCTCAAAGCTGACCTGTGTCTACCAGGATTGAGAAAGGGCTGTACAATCAGGGTCTGAATCTACCCAGAGCTCTGGGCTGGATTGGGCTCTTTCACCTCAGCAAACAGTCTGCACTCTAATTTTCGGATCCCTGGGCTATCTCAGGACAGTCTGAGTTCTGGAACCTCCTTGTTCCTAttgcctgggggagaaaaagtgCTAAACTGGGTTATTCAATACAGTCAAGAGAGTATTTTGAAAATTCTCCACTGCCAAGACCCCAGGGGTCTCGAAAGGGT
Above is a genomic segment from Ovis canadensis isolate MfBH-ARS-UI-01 breed Bighorn chromosome 14, ARS-UI_OviCan_v2, whole genome shotgun sequence containing:
- the ALKBH6 gene encoding alpha-ketoglutarate-dependent dioxygenase alkB homolog 6 isoform X4 — its product is MGLTGYLELLSMEDQDARVPALEPFRVEQAPPVIYYIPDFISKEEEEYLLRQVFNAPKPKWTQLSGRKLQNWGGLPHPRGMVPERLPPWLQRYVDKVSDLSLFGGLPANHVLVNQYLPGEGIMPHEDGPLYYPTVSTISLGSHTMLDLYEPRQPEDDNPTEQPRPPARPATSLLLEPRSLLVLRGTAYTRLLHGIAAASVDALEAASLPPNAAACPSAQPGARLVRGTRVSLTIRRVPRVLRAGLLLSK
- the ALKBH6 gene encoding alpha-ketoglutarate-dependent dioxygenase alkB homolog 6 isoform X2; this translates as MGLTGYLELLSMEDQDARVPALEPFRVEQAPPVIYYIPDFISKEEEEYLLRQVFNAPKPKWTQLSGRKLQNWGGLPHPRGMVPERLPPWLQRYVDKVSDLSLFGGLPANHVLVNQYLPGEGIMPHEDGPLYYPTVSTISLGSHTMLDLYEPRQPEDDNPTEQVGPEMLPQPLPRPPARPATSLLLEPRSLLVLRGTAYTRLLHGIAAASVDALEAASLPPNAAACPSAQPGARLVRGTRVSLTIRRVPRVLRAGLLLSK
- the ALKBH6 gene encoding alpha-ketoglutarate-dependent dioxygenase alkB homolog 6 isoform X5, whose amino-acid sequence is MLEGSLVDGLTGYLELLSMEDQDARVPALEPFRVEQVFNAPKPKWTQLSGRKLQNWGGLPHPRGMVPERLPPWLQRYVDKVSDLSLFGGLPANHVLVNQYLPGEGIMPHEDGPLYYPTVSTISLGSHTMLDLYEPRQPEDDNPTEQVGPEMLPQPLPRPPARPATSLLLEPRSLLVLRGTAYTRLLHGIAAASVDALEAASLPPNAAACPSAQPGARLVRGTRVSLTIRRVPRVLRAGLLLSK
- the ALKBH6 gene encoding alpha-ketoglutarate-dependent dioxygenase alkB homolog 6 isoform X1; translation: MLEGSLVDGLTGYLELLSMEDQDARVPALEPFRVEQAPPVIYYIPDFISKEEEEYLLRQVFNAPKPKWTQLSGRKLQNWGGLPHPRGMVPERLPPWLQRYVDKVSDLSLFGGLPANHVLVNQYLPGEGIMPHEDGPLYYPTVSTISLGSHTMLDLYEPRQPEDDNPTEQVGPEMLPQPLPRPPARPATSLLLEPRSLLVLRGTAYTRLLHGIAAASVDALEAASLPPNAAACPSAQPGARLVRGTRVSLTIRRVPRVLRAGLLLSK
- the ALKBH6 gene encoding alpha-ketoglutarate-dependent dioxygenase alkB homolog 6 isoform X3 — protein: MLEGSLVDGLTGYLELLSMEDQDARVPALEPFRVEQAPPVIYYIPDFISKEEEEYLLRQVFNAPKPKWTQLSGRKLQNWGGLPHPRGMVPERLPPWLQRYVDKVSDLSLFGGLPANHVLVNQYLPGEGIMPHEDGPLYYPTVSTISLGSHTMLDLYEPRQPEDDNPTEQPRPPARPATSLLLEPRSLLVLRGTAYTRLLHGIAAASVDALEAASLPPNAAACPSAQPGARLVRGTRVSLTIRRVPRVLRAGLLLSK
- the ALKBH6 gene encoding alpha-ketoglutarate-dependent dioxygenase alkB homolog 6 isoform X8, producing the protein MVPERLPPWLQRYVDKVSDLSLFGGLPANHVLVNQYLPGEGIMPHEDGPLYYPTVSTISLGSHTMLDLYEPRQPEDDNPTEQPRPPARPATSLLLEPRSLLVLRGTAYTRLLHGIAAASVDALEAASLPPNAAACPSAQPGARLVRGTRVSLTIRRVPRVLRAGLLLSK
- the ALKBH6 gene encoding alpha-ketoglutarate-dependent dioxygenase alkB homolog 6 isoform X6 yields the protein MLEGSLVDGLTGYLELLSMEDQDARVPALEPFRVEQVFNAPKPKWTQLSGRKLQNWGGLPHPRGMVPERLPPWLQRYVDKVSDLSLFGGLPANHVLVNQYLPGEGIMPHEDGPLYYPTVSTISLGSHTMLDLYEPRQPEDDNPTEQPRPPARPATSLLLEPRSLLVLRGTAYTRLLHGIAAASVDALEAASLPPNAAACPSAQPGARLVRGTRVSLTIRRVPRVLRAGLLLSK
- the ALKBH6 gene encoding alpha-ketoglutarate-dependent dioxygenase alkB homolog 6 isoform X7, whose translation is MGLTGYLELLSMEDQDARVPALEPFRVEQVFNAPKPKWTQLSGRKLQNWGGLPHPRGMVPERLPPWLQRYVDKVSDLSLFGGLPANHVLVNQYLPGEGIMPHEDGPLYYPTVSTISLGSHTMLDLYEPRQPEDDNPTEQPRPPARPATSLLLEPRSLLVLRGTAYTRLLHGIAAASVDALEAASLPPNAAACPSAQPGARLVRGTRVSLTIRRVPRVLRAGLLLSK